Proteins found in one candidate division KSB1 bacterium genomic segment:
- a CDS encoding restriction endonuclease, with protein MTIPDYQSIMLPLLRFAGDGGEHSLRETIEALADEFRLTDEERSRLLPSGQQAFFDNRVGWARTYLKKAGLLETTRRGYYRITERGKQVLRQKPAKIDTAFLLQFPEFGEFIKTSRIGSNEPQDKQGEETQTPEEMIETAYQKLRQGLASELLQLIKDRSPAFFERLVIDLLVRMGYGGTRKDAGEAIGRTGDGGIDGIIKEDRLGLDIVYVQAKRWESAVGRPEIQKFAGALQGQRARKGIFITTSSFTQDALDYVARIDSKIVLIDGDMLAQLMIDHNVGVTTVASYELKRIDSDYFTEE; from the coding sequence ATGACCATTCCGGATTACCAGTCCATCATGCTGCCTTTGCTCAGATTCGCGGGTGACGGCGGGGAACACTCGCTTCGCGAGACCATCGAGGCGCTCGCCGATGAGTTCCGCCTTACGGACGAGGAACGGAGCAGGCTGCTGCCCAGCGGACAGCAGGCGTTCTTTGACAACCGCGTCGGTTGGGCGCGCACTTATTTGAAAAAAGCCGGACTGCTGGAGACCACCCGGCGCGGCTATTATCGGATCACGGAACGCGGCAAACAAGTTCTCCGGCAAAAGCCTGCCAAGATCGATACCGCTTTTCTCCTGCAGTTTCCTGAATTCGGCGAATTTATAAAAACAAGCAGAATCGGGTCCAACGAACCTCAAGATAAGCAGGGCGAGGAAACACAGACACCCGAAGAAATGATCGAAACGGCCTATCAAAAACTGCGGCAGGGCCTGGCTTCCGAGCTTTTGCAGTTGATCAAAGACCGATCGCCGGCCTTTTTCGAGCGGTTGGTGATCGATCTGCTGGTCAGGATGGGATACGGCGGCACGCGCAAGGACGCCGGCGAGGCCATCGGCAGAACCGGAGACGGCGGCATCGACGGCATCATCAAAGAGGACCGTTTGGGGCTCGACATCGTCTATGTGCAGGCCAAACGATGGGAGAGCGCGGTAGGGCGCCCTGAGATCCAGAAATTTGCGGGCGCCCTGCAGGGTCAGCGCGCCCGCAAAGGTATTTTCATCACCACCTCCTCTTTTACGCAAGATGCACTGGATTACGTCGCGCGTATAGACAGCAAGATCGTGCTCATCGACGGCGATATGTTGGCGCAGCTGATGATCGACCACAACGTCGGCGTCACTACGGTGGCTTCTTACGAATTAAAGCGAATCGACTCGGATTATTTTACGGAGGAATGA
- a CDS encoding TonB-dependent receptor, with protein MQKWVGWIFFGVFSAFAQQADYFEAEPIVVTAGRFPMRLAEISRSVTVLDSTQVRLAAHLSVQELLQQAVGVDLQSRGPAGIQADVSIRGASFENTVVLLDGIRLNDPQTAHHTLNLPVSLDDVERIEVVRGGASGWYGADAAGGVINIITRNAGSNVRLSGGQAGFYGVAASAGFTSSRHQTRFSFERRHSDGYAPRTAYDLTTLFLRSRLSLPFAALDLYAGVNDKAFDANAFYSSLYPDEWEHTRAWLGAGRLTWRKKNVQLSPLLAYRRHFDDFVLDKARPDWYRNRHTNHTLSVEWPLHLLTPYGRFSFTAEWRREWIRSSNLGEHARETLGAVAGWQRVFAGQWDVQAALYGHHHSRWGTRLWPGAEIGRRFGNHKLYAALHSAFRVPSFTELYYQSPANLGNPALQCERSVSGEIGWTVQRGPMQAGAAVFQRRGRDLIDWVRNDVKEPWRAVNLGKQVSTGIEFQAETAVRGVPSLSRMALHYSEQQSSKDTPAFQSKYVLRYLRRQAGVRLTQALSRKVELQWSIQYKQRRNEPAYTLLDATLCWSPGDWQILLRGTNLLDIAYYDFIDVPAPGRLFTAELKKSW; from the coding sequence ATGCAGAAATGGGTAGGTTGGATATTCTTTGGCGTTTTTTCCGCCTTTGCGCAACAGGCGGACTATTTTGAGGCGGAGCCGATTGTCGTCACCGCGGGTCGCTTTCCCATGCGTCTGGCAGAAATTTCACGAAGCGTCACGGTGCTCGACAGCACCCAGGTGCGCCTCGCCGCGCACCTCTCGGTGCAGGAGCTGTTGCAGCAGGCGGTCGGCGTCGATCTGCAGAGCCGAGGTCCGGCGGGAATTCAGGCCGACGTCTCGATCCGAGGAGCTTCTTTCGAAAACACGGTGGTTTTGCTGGACGGCATTCGTCTGAATGATCCGCAAACCGCTCATCATACGCTCAATTTGCCCGTCAGCCTGGACGATGTCGAACGAATTGAGGTGGTGCGCGGCGGAGCCTCGGGGTGGTACGGCGCCGATGCAGCCGGCGGCGTGATCAACATCATCACCCGCAACGCCGGTTCCAACGTGCGACTGAGCGGCGGCCAGGCGGGCTTTTACGGCGTCGCCGCAAGCGCGGGATTCACCTCATCTCGGCATCAGACACGGTTCTCCTTCGAAAGACGCCATTCGGACGGCTATGCGCCGCGCACGGCTTATGACTTGACCACCCTCTTTCTCAGAAGCCGTCTCTCCCTCCCTTTTGCCGCGCTCGATCTCTATGCCGGCGTCAACGACAAAGCGTTCGACGCCAATGCCTTTTATTCCTCGCTCTATCCCGACGAATGGGAGCACACACGCGCCTGGCTCGGCGCCGGCCGCTTGACCTGGAGGAAAAAGAATGTCCAATTGTCGCCGCTGCTTGCCTATCGCCGCCATTTTGATGACTTTGTGCTGGACAAGGCGCGGCCGGACTGGTACCGAAACCGCCATACCAACCACACGCTGAGCGTTGAATGGCCGCTGCATCTGCTGACGCCCTACGGCCGTTTTTCCTTCACCGCCGAATGGCGCCGCGAATGGATTCGCAGCAGCAATCTGGGAGAACACGCGCGCGAAACGCTCGGCGCCGTCGCCGGATGGCAGAGAGTCTTTGCCGGACAATGGGACGTGCAGGCGGCTCTTTACGGCCATCACCACTCGCGCTGGGGAACGCGCCTCTGGCCGGGGGCCGAAATCGGCCGCCGTTTCGGCAACCACAAGCTCTATGCCGCACTGCATTCAGCGTTCCGCGTGCCATCGTTTACCGAACTCTATTACCAAAGCCCGGCCAACCTCGGCAATCCGGCCTTACAATGCGAACGTTCCGTTTCGGGTGAAATCGGCTGGACAGTGCAGCGCGGACCGATGCAGGCCGGAGCCGCTGTTTTTCAACGTCGCGGACGCGATCTCATCGACTGGGTTCGGAACGACGTCAAGGAACCCTGGCGCGCCGTCAATTTGGGCAAGCAGGTCAGCACCGGAATTGAATTTCAGGCGGAAACAGCCGTGCGTGGCGTTCCCTCCCTGAGCCGTATGGCGCTGCATTACTCGGAACAGCAAAGCAGCAAAGATACGCCGGCATTTCAATCCAAGTACGTGCTGCGCTATTTGCGTCGGCAGGCGGGTGTGCGGCTCACACAGGCATTGTCGCGGAAGGTCGAACTCCAATGGTCGATCCAGTACAAACAGCGACGCAACGAGCCCGCCTACACGCTTCTCGACGCCACTCTATGCTGGAGCCCGGGCGACTGGCAGATTCTGCTGCGCGGCACCAACCTCCTCGATATTGCCTACTATGATTTCATCGACGTGCCGGCGCCGGGCCGACTCTTTACCGCCGAATTGAAAAAGAGCTGGTAA
- a CDS encoding DMT family transporter, whose translation MQSRTLKSDLILLLAALIWGFAFVAQRQGMQFVGPFTYNAIRFALGALVLLPLWSRRARQADFVVEKHPHLVRFGGLILGVILFLGSSLQQIGIVYTTAGKAGFITGLYVVLVPFAGRFLGQKTTLEHGLAVLSTTVGLYFLTVTESFSIAKGDLYVLASAFFWTGHVAFVSWLSPRASAIRIAVTQFLVCAFLSAVVALTTESLALTALRGAALPILYGGIMSVGVAFSLQLYGQRFAPAVHAAIILSMETVFAALGGRLILGEQLSPRNLFGAGLMLLGMLLAQVRIFKRRD comes from the coding sequence ATGCAGTCGCGCACTCTGAAATCCGATCTGATTCTGCTCCTGGCTGCGCTCATTTGGGGATTTGCCTTTGTCGCCCAGCGTCAGGGGATGCAGTTTGTCGGACCATTCACATACAACGCGATCCGCTTTGCCCTTGGCGCTCTGGTGCTGCTGCCGCTGTGGTCGCGCCGGGCGCGGCAGGCCGATTTCGTCGTCGAAAAACATCCGCATCTGGTCCGCTTCGGCGGGCTGATCCTCGGTGTGATTCTTTTTCTCGGCAGCTCGCTGCAGCAGATCGGCATCGTCTATACGACGGCGGGTAAGGCCGGGTTTATCACCGGACTCTATGTCGTGCTGGTACCGTTCGCCGGCCGCTTTTTGGGACAAAAGACCACCCTCGAGCATGGACTGGCGGTTCTGTCGACCACCGTCGGCCTCTATTTTTTGACGGTCACCGAGTCGTTTTCCATCGCCAAAGGCGATCTGTACGTGCTGGCAAGTGCCTTCTTTTGGACCGGCCATGTGGCCTTTGTCAGTTGGCTGTCGCCGCGCGCCTCGGCCATCCGCATCGCCGTGACCCAGTTTCTCGTCTGCGCTTTTCTCAGCGCCGTCGTTGCCTTGACTACCGAAAGCCTCGCGTTGACGGCGCTGCGCGGCGCCGCGCTGCCCATCCTATACGGCGGCATCATGTCCGTCGGCGTGGCGTTCTCGCTTCAGCTCTACGGCCAACGATTCGCGCCGGCCGTGCATGCGGCGATCATCCTCAGCATGGAGACGGTTTTCGCCGCCCTCGGCGGGCGGCTGATCCTCGGCGAACAGCTGTCGCCGCGCAATCTCTTTGGTGCCGGTTTAATGCTGCTCGGCATGCTGCTGGCGCAGGTCCGCATTTTCAAGCGTAGGGACTGA
- a CDS encoding alpha-L-fucosidase gives MRKLLMVLALCAGAASIGAQPYQPTWESIDSRPIPEWFQDAKFGIFIHWGVFSVPAWGPTRDVGIYEKYAEWYWYRLVTPTSESYGQFNDFHNRVYGANFKYQDFAPLFKAEMFEPEEWARIFKGSGAQYVVLTSKHHEGFCLWPSAQSWNWNAVDVGPHRDLAGDLIRAVKATGLRMGFYYSLYEWFNPLYRSDVRAYVEQHMIPQIKDLVSRYEPDILWTDGEWDHPSDVWRATEILAWLYNESPVREHVVVNDRWGKETRGKHGGIYTTEYDLVHDADANQMEIEHYWEECRGIGTSFGFNRNEYLENYSSSEELVEILINKVARGGNLLLNIGPTADGRIPVIMQQRLADIGRWLRVNGEAIYCTRKWEKAPKVTPLTKVYFTKKGDDLYAICTQFPTKPIEIEGVAKTTQVSLLGWPGIVKTSWKKGILRIEPPAVTPADNPCEYAWTFKLAGALKPEIGK, from the coding sequence ATGAGGAAACTATTGATGGTTTTGGCGCTTTGCGCAGGCGCTGCGTCTATAGGAGCGCAGCCCTATCAGCCGACCTGGGAATCGATCGACAGTCGACCGATTCCGGAATGGTTTCAGGATGCAAAATTCGGAATCTTTATCCATTGGGGTGTCTTTTCGGTTCCCGCATGGGGTCCCACGCGCGATGTAGGCATCTATGAAAAGTATGCGGAATGGTATTGGTACCGGCTCGTTACGCCCACTAGCGAAAGCTACGGGCAATTCAACGATTTTCACAACCGCGTTTACGGCGCCAATTTCAAGTATCAGGATTTCGCTCCGCTTTTTAAAGCCGAGATGTTCGAACCGGAAGAGTGGGCGCGTATTTTCAAGGGGTCGGGCGCTCAGTACGTCGTGCTGACGTCCAAGCATCACGAGGGTTTTTGCCTGTGGCCGAGTGCGCAGAGTTGGAATTGGAATGCCGTGGACGTCGGGCCGCACCGCGACTTGGCGGGCGATCTCATCCGTGCCGTCAAAGCAACCGGCCTAAGGATGGGCTTTTATTATTCGCTTTATGAGTGGTTTAATCCGCTTTACCGCAGCGACGTGCGGGCGTATGTCGAACAACACATGATTCCGCAAATCAAAGATTTAGTATCCCGCTATGAGCCGGACATCCTTTGGACCGACGGCGAGTGGGATCATCCCAGCGACGTTTGGCGGGCGACGGAAATCCTGGCGTGGCTGTACAACGAGTCGCCGGTGCGGGAGCATGTGGTGGTCAATGACCGTTGGGGCAAGGAGACACGCGGCAAACACGGCGGAATCTACACCACGGAATACGATCTGGTCCACGACGCCGACGCCAATCAGATGGAAATCGAGCATTATTGGGAAGAGTGCCGCGGCATCGGAACCTCCTTCGGCTTTAACCGCAACGAATACCTGGAAAACTATTCCAGCTCGGAAGAATTGGTGGAAATTTTGATCAATAAAGTGGCGCGCGGCGGCAATCTGCTGCTCAACATCGGGCCGACCGCCGACGGCCGCATTCCGGTCATCATGCAGCAGCGGCTGGCGGACATCGGGCGCTGGCTGCGCGTCAACGGCGAGGCCATTTACTGCACGCGCAAATGGGAAAAAGCGCCCAAGGTGACGCCGCTGACGAAGGTTTACTTTACCAAAAAAGGCGACGATCTGTACGCCATCTGCACGCAATTTCCGACCAAACCGATCGAGATCGAAGGAGTGGCGAAAACCACTCAGGTTTCCTTGCTCGGTTGGCCGGGAATCGTCAAGACGAGTTGGAAAAAAGGCATTCTGCGCATCGAGCCGCCCGCCGTTACGCCGGCCGACAATCCCTGCGAATATGCCTGGACTTTCAAGCTTGCCGGGGCGCTAAAGCCGGAGATCGGCAAATAA
- a CDS encoding M14 family metallopeptidase, whose protein sequence is MKPQEISKPLVFYSLLSAALLFAQETPPFKAVGAPSSPRVPIAWNRYYDSREIGDLCRRLAEAFPECVRFSSIGKSAQGRDLYLLTVTSFRHGDASRKPALYIDGNIHSNEIQGSEAALYTAWFLAESFGRIDWITDLLKQKTFYIVPTINPDARDEFMHRPNTPHSPRSGMLPRDDDGDGDLDEDPPDDLDGDGFIVMMRRRSPVGRWKADPDDPRLMVRVADDVKGDYELLGYEGIDNDEDGRLNEDGPGYYDPNRNWGWNWQPMFVQEGADFYPFSIPENRAVNEFVKAHPNIAGAQSYHNAGGMILRGPGQADDSTYLAADNRVYDALGKLGEEILPGYKYMVLHRDLYSVYGGELDWFYGARGIFTFTNELWTSFDYNRRANGAKSWFGAEKEIYRFDELLLFGEGIVPWKPFDHPQFGRIEIGGIKKSWTRTAPSFMLEEMCHRNMAFTLFHAYHLPQVRIDSVAVKKISDTLWQIDVRVINDRLIPTRSAHEVKHQFTRPDWLELKGCRVVAGYRVDNPLLDWVTEQKHRPERLCIDGVPGLGSAQVRWIVSGRPTGEIIFDSLKGGIAGRRF, encoded by the coding sequence ATGAAGCCGCAAGAAATTTCGAAACCCCTTGTCTTTTATTCTCTGCTGAGCGCCGCGCTTCTTTTTGCTCAGGAGACCCCGCCGTTCAAAGCCGTCGGTGCGCCGAGTTCGCCGCGGGTTCCGATTGCCTGGAACCGCTACTACGACTCGCGCGAGATCGGCGATCTATGCCGCAGGCTGGCCGAGGCTTTTCCCGAGTGCGTCCGGTTCAGCTCCATCGGCAAGTCGGCGCAAGGCCGTGACCTTTATCTGCTGACCGTCACCAGTTTTCGCCACGGCGATGCGTCGCGCAAACCCGCCCTCTATATCGACGGCAACATCCACTCGAACGAAATCCAGGGCAGCGAAGCGGCGCTTTATACTGCCTGGTTTCTGGCGGAGAGTTTCGGCCGAATCGATTGGATCACCGATCTGCTGAAGCAAAAGACGTTTTACATTGTGCCGACCATCAATCCCGACGCCCGCGACGAGTTCATGCATCGGCCGAACACGCCGCATTCGCCGCGCTCGGGCATGCTGCCGCGCGACGACGACGGCGACGGCGACCTCGACGAGGATCCTCCGGATGACCTCGACGGCGACGGCTTTATCGTCATGATGCGCCGACGCAGTCCCGTTGGCCGCTGGAAAGCAGATCCCGATGATCCGCGCCTGATGGTGCGCGTTGCCGACGACGTCAAAGGCGACTATGAGCTGCTCGGCTATGAAGGGATCGACAACGACGAGGACGGCCGCCTCAACGAAGACGGTCCGGGTTATTACGATCCGAACCGCAATTGGGGTTGGAACTGGCAGCCGATGTTCGTGCAGGAGGGCGCCGATTTTTACCCCTTTTCCATTCCGGAAAACCGCGCCGTCAACGAGTTCGTCAAGGCGCATCCCAACATCGCCGGCGCGCAAAGCTACCACAACGCCGGCGGCATGATATTGCGCGGCCCCGGTCAGGCCGACGATTCCACCTACCTGGCGGCGGATAACCGCGTGTACGACGCTCTGGGCAAGCTCGGCGAGGAGATCCTGCCGGGTTACAAATACATGGTGCTGCATCGCGATCTCTATTCCGTCTACGGCGGTGAACTCGATTGGTTCTACGGCGCCCGCGGCATCTTTACTTTTACCAACGAGCTGTGGACGTCCTTTGACTACAACCGCCGCGCCAACGGCGCGAAAAGCTGGTTCGGCGCGGAAAAAGAGATCTATCGCTTCGACGAGCTGCTGCTGTTCGGCGAAGGCATCGTGCCCTGGAAGCCCTTCGACCATCCCCAGTTCGGCCGCATCGAAATCGGCGGCATCAAAAAATCCTGGACGCGCACCGCGCCTTCGTTCATGCTGGAAGAGATGTGCCACCGCAACATGGCGTTTACCTTGTTTCACGCTTATCATCTGCCGCAGGTGCGGATCGATTCGGTTGCGGTGAAAAAAATCAGCGACACGCTGTGGCAGATCGATGTGCGGGTGATCAACGATCGACTCATCCCCACGCGCAGCGCTCACGAAGTCAAACACCAATTTACCAGGCCCGATTGGCTGGAGCTCAAGGGATGTCGCGTGGTTGCCGGCTATCGCGTCGACAATCCCCTGCTGGATTGGGTGACGGAGCAAAAGCATCGGCCGGAAAGGTTGTGTATTGACGGCGTGCCGGGGTTGGGCAGCGCGCAGGTGCGATGGATCGTCTCCGGCCGTCCGACGGGCGAGATTATCTTTGATTCTCTGAAAGGCGGCATCGCCGGCCGTCGCTTTTAA
- the htpG gene encoding molecular chaperone HtpG — protein MSESAASAARYEFQAEVRQLLDILSHSLYTHRDVFIRELISNASDALDKARFLSVKNEPMCDADLPFEIRIDLDEKKKTFTISDTGIGMTRQELIDNLGIIARSGTAEFLKQLAKDSSDLSLIGRFGVGFYSVFVAAARVEVISKSAKPDEPAWQWSSDGGGTFEIAPAPEGTRRGTRIIAHLRPDAEEFAQKWKVQAAIEKYSNFVPFPIFLNGEQVNKITAVWREPKSSVSKEQYQEFFKFIAHQEEPPLTWLHFSADAPIQFHALLFVPKTNMELFGLEAPDEGLHLFVRRVLIDAKYKELLPKYLRFLRGVVESDDLPLNISRETLQENPHLAKIKSTLVSRLLSHFQELAKNEPETYAELWKQHGRILKEGYNDFANKDKLAALFRFNSSKCASSEELISLEEYVRRKHPEQKEIYYLSGPDRKTIENQPALEIFKVKDVEILYCYEPIDEFALPGLIEFEKLPIVSADTVDPAKLDKIPFKEGAGESQAAADERSLDKLARRIKDILTDRVEDVKLSGRLINSPAVLISQGISSQMEKIMQLYTPDAKPPKKIMEINRRHPLVAAMAKIYERNPKDELLSLAAENLFWAAALLDGAVGDVQAAADSMQRALSELLQRYTKELESDTK, from the coding sequence ATGTCCGAAAGTGCTGCTTCCGCCGCACGCTATGAATTTCAGGCCGAAGTGCGGCAGTTGCTCGATATCCTTTCGCATTCTCTGTATACGCATCGCGACGTATTCATTCGCGAGCTCATTTCCAACGCCTCTGACGCGCTCGATAAGGCGCGCTTTCTGAGCGTCAAAAACGAGCCGATGTGCGATGCAGATCTGCCGTTCGAGATCCGCATCGATCTCGATGAGAAGAAAAAGACGTTTACCATCAGCGACACCGGCATCGGCATGACCAGGCAGGAGCTGATCGACAACCTGGGCATCATCGCCCGCTCCGGCACCGCGGAATTCCTCAAGCAATTGGCCAAAGATAGCAGCGACCTTTCGCTGATCGGCCGCTTCGGCGTGGGCTTTTATTCCGTCTTTGTCGCCGCCGCCCGCGTGGAGGTGATCAGCAAATCGGCCAAGCCCGACGAACCGGCCTGGCAGTGGAGCAGCGACGGCGGCGGCACATTCGAAATCGCTCCGGCGCCGGAAGGGACCCGTCGCGGCACGCGCATCATCGCGCACCTACGTCCCGATGCGGAAGAGTTTGCCCAGAAATGGAAAGTGCAGGCCGCCATCGAGAAATATTCAAACTTTGTTCCGTTTCCGATTTTCCTCAACGGCGAGCAGGTGAACAAGATCACCGCCGTATGGCGCGAACCCAAATCGAGCGTCAGCAAAGAGCAGTACCAGGAGTTTTTTAAATTCATCGCTCATCAGGAAGAGCCGCCGCTGACCTGGCTGCATTTTTCCGCCGATGCGCCGATTCAGTTCCATGCCCTGCTGTTCGTGCCCAAAACGAACATGGAACTGTTCGGTCTGGAAGCTCCCGACGAAGGCCTACACCTGTTCGTGCGCCGCGTGCTGATCGACGCCAAGTACAAGGAGCTGCTGCCCAAGTACCTGCGCTTCCTGCGCGGCGTCGTCGAGAGCGACGATCTGCCGCTCAACATTTCGCGCGAAACGCTGCAGGAAAATCCGCACCTGGCCAAGATCAAGAGCACTCTGGTGAGCCGCCTGCTGTCGCATTTCCAGGAACTGGCTAAAAACGAACCCGAAACCTATGCCGAGCTTTGGAAACAGCACGGCAGAATCCTCAAAGAGGGCTACAATGACTTTGCCAACAAGGACAAGCTCGCCGCGCTGTTCCGCTTCAACTCTTCCAAATGCGCAAGCAGCGAGGAGCTCATCTCGCTCGAAGAGTATGTGCGCCGTAAACACCCGGAGCAAAAAGAGATCTATTACCTCTCCGGTCCTGACCGTAAGACCATCGAAAATCAACCGGCGTTAGAGATTTTCAAGGTCAAAGACGTGGAGATCCTCTACTGCTACGAGCCGATCGACGAATTTGCGCTGCCCGGGCTTATCGAGTTCGAAAAGCTGCCCATCGTTTCGGCGGACACCGTCGATCCGGCCAAACTGGACAAGATTCCGTTCAAAGAGGGAGCCGGAGAGAGCCAAGCCGCAGCCGACGAGAGGAGCCTGGACAAGCTGGCGCGGCGGATTAAAGACATTCTTACCGACCGCGTCGAAGACGTCAAGCTGTCGGGCCGCCTGATCAACAGTCCAGCGGTACTGATCAGCCAGGGCATCTCATCGCAAATGGAAAAGATCATGCAGCTCTACACGCCGGACGCCAAGCCGCCGAAAAAGATCATGGAGATCAACCGCCGCCATCCGCTGGTTGCCGCCATGGCCAAAATCTATGAACGCAATCCCAAGGACGAGCTGCTCTCGCTGGCGGCCGAGAACCTGTTCTGGGCTGCAGCCCTGCTCGACGGCGCCGTAGGGGACGTGCAGGCAGCCGCCGATTCGATGCAGCGGGCGCTTTCGGAGCTGCTGCAGCGCTATACCAAAGAACTCGAATCCGACACAAAATGA
- a CDS encoding C69 family dipeptidase: MLRGVMLMLTTVLVIAWSTAARDNRADWEGGRPDGCTSITVGRLASDGGWVATSHTCDSHRTRSSFDHVPAESHKPGAMLTLVKRSNNDSLPMPSYQYLPTGQIPQVERTFGYINTAYPCMNERQLAIGESTFGGRESLRSDAGWIDCQQLVRLMLERCTTAREAIRMADELLSRYGWNDEGECLTIADTREVWHLEIVGPGAGKVGAIWAAQRVPDDHVSVNANASRIRQVDLSRPDYFMASANLTQTALDSGWWKPEEGPFEFCYAYDPEGRRSMAARRREWRVLSLLAPSLDLDPNQENFPFSVKPDEPVTLKKLITIFRDYYEGTDFNFIKNITVTDDSGRTVLSPLANPFMPYDMNKVFRINGGWGWRGERTIARWYTMYATITQSRADLPDPIGGVVWMALDNVASSIYVPIYCGVTDVAAAYKVDGRRTGFSRSSAWWAFNRLGTLAAQRWGDMRKDVMAVWDPWQDELLNEQTRVESEALRLHQSNPKKAREFLTRYGIDWGNKVIDKAWEMGDFLWTKYDELW, translated from the coding sequence ATGTTGCGCGGCGTCATGTTGATGCTTACCACAGTTTTGGTTATTGCCTGGAGTACTGCGGCGCGGGACAATCGCGCCGACTGGGAAGGCGGCAGACCGGACGGCTGCACATCGATAACCGTGGGACGACTGGCTTCGGACGGCGGCTGGGTCGCTACATCTCACACCTGCGACAGCCATCGCACGCGCTCTTCATTCGACCATGTCCCGGCTGAAAGTCACAAGCCCGGCGCCATGCTGACGTTGGTCAAGCGCAGCAACAACGATTCGCTGCCCATGCCCTCCTACCAATACCTGCCGACCGGCCAAATCCCGCAGGTCGAGCGTACGTTCGGCTACATCAATACCGCCTACCCATGCATGAACGAGCGGCAGTTGGCGATCGGCGAATCGACATTCGGCGGCCGCGAGAGTCTCCGCTCCGACGCGGGGTGGATCGACTGCCAGCAGCTCGTGCGACTGATGCTGGAGCGATGCACGACCGCCCGCGAGGCCATCCGAATGGCCGACGAGCTGCTTTCCCGCTACGGCTGGAATGACGAAGGCGAATGTCTGACCATCGCCGATACGCGCGAGGTCTGGCATTTGGAGATCGTCGGGCCTGGCGCCGGCAAGGTGGGCGCCATCTGGGCCGCACAGCGGGTGCCGGACGACCATGTTTCGGTCAACGCCAACGCCTCGCGCATCCGGCAGGTTGACTTGAGCCGCCCCGATTATTTTATGGCGTCGGCCAATCTCACGCAGACCGCCCTGGACAGCGGCTGGTGGAAGCCCGAAGAGGGGCCCTTTGAATTCTGCTACGCCTACGATCCCGAAGGTCGACGGTCCATGGCCGCCCGGCGGCGCGAATGGCGCGTATTGTCGCTGCTGGCGCCGTCGCTCGATCTCGACCCCAATCAGGAAAACTTTCCCTTTTCCGTCAAACCGGATGAACCCGTGACGCTGAAAAAGCTGATCACGATTTTTCGCGATTATTACGAGGGTACCGACTTTAACTTTATCAAGAACATCACCGTAACCGACGACAGCGGTCGAACGGTGCTTTCGCCGCTCGCCAATCCCTTTATGCCGTACGACATGAACAAAGTTTTTCGCATCAACGGCGGCTGGGGATGGCGCGGCGAACGCACCATCGCGCGGTGGTACACGATGTATGCGACGATCACCCAGTCGCGGGCCGATCTGCCGGATCCCATCGGCGGCGTCGTGTGGATGGCGCTCGACAACGTCGCTTCGTCGATCTATGTGCCGATCTATTGCGGCGTGACCGACGTTGCCGCCGCCTACAAAGTCGACGGCCGGCGCACGGGATTTTCGCGCAGCTCGGCCTGGTGGGCGTTCAATCGTCTGGGAACTTTGGCCGCGCAGCGCTGGGGCGACATGCGCAAAGACGTCATGGCCGTCTGGGACCCCTGGCAGGATGAGCTTTTGAATGAGCAGACTAGAGTAGAAAGCGAGGCGCTTCGTCTGCACCAGTCCAATCCGAAAAAAGCGCGGGAATTTCTTACCCGTTACGGCATCGACTGGGGCAACAAGGTCATCGACAAGGCGTGGGAGATGGGCGATTTTCTATGGACGAAATACGATGAGCTGTGGTGA